TTATAAAATTTTTTTGTAGATATGTATTTTTCACTTAGTATCATAAACATATAAAACCCAGAAAACATATAAAAACATTGTACAGCAGCTATCCCGTTTATAATATTGTATCCTAAAAAAAGTGATGAATGTGCAATGACAACAGAAATAGAAAAAATAGTGCGTATTGTTCCAATTCCATATATATTTCCACATGCTTTAGATAGCAATATCATGCGATAATCTCTGTTATGTAATTAGGGTATATTTGCAAACTTTATAATCAGGCTTGGTTCGTGTAGTTTTTGGAGATGTGCTATACCGATATTTCCGATGAAACCTGGCAACGGCTTGAGCCCGTTCTGCCGCTCGAGGGTTCACCCAAAGGCGGCCGTCCGGCCAAAGATAAACGAACATTCATAAATCATAAATGCAATCATCTGGTTGCTGCGTACTGGGGCTCCCTGGAGGGCCCTGCCAAAAGAGTATGGGTCATGGAATGCCGTGTATTCCCGCTTTCGGCGTTGGCAGATGAAAGGATCTTGGAAAGCAGTTTTGCTCGCTCTGGCGTCTGACCCCGATCTCGAAGCGGTGATGATTGAATGATTTTTCCGACTTTGTATCGACTCAACCTGCTGTTTTAAAACATTTTTCCAGCCTATCAGACGATAGTCTGATGGTCTAGACCCAAGTGAATCCGAAGGGCCGCGGCGATCCGCGGAAAAGACTGAAGGCCTAATCCGCCGGATTCGGCCCGGCGGCGCGGCATTCGGCGTGACCGCAGTTGCGGGCCACGTTCAGATACGTGTATCCGCGCAGCCCGCGCTCGAAAGCGCGCATGATCATGAACCTCTCCTGAGGGCTTATTTTGCCCTCGCGCACACCCTGCTCCGCCACCTTACGGAAATTTTCCAGCACCTGCTTGGGCTCGAATTCCACATAGGAAAGCACGTCGGACACGCTGTCGCCCTCCAGTTCGCGGATGAGGTCGTAGGTGCCGTCCTCGTTGATGCGCACGCTGACCACGTTGGTATCGCCGAACAGGTTGTGCAGATCGCCCAGGGTCTCCTGATACGCCCCCACCAGAAAAGCGCCCAGATAGTAGGGCTCGCAGGGCCGCACCTCGTGCAGTTCCAGCACCCGCTTGACCCCGTGGATGTCGATGAAGGTATCGAGCTTGCCGTCACTGTCGCAGGTGATGTCGGCCAGAATGGCCTGCTCCGTGGGCGCTTCGTCCAGACGGTGCACGGGCATGACAGGGAAAAGATGCCCGATGGCCCAGGCGTCGGGCAGGGACTGGAACACACTCATGTTGCAGTAGTAAATGCTCGCCAGCGCCAGATCGACATCCTTCAGGGCCGAAGGCGGATTCTTCAGTTCCGGCGTCTTCTCCGCAATGCTGCGGATCACGGCCCAGAAAATGGTGTCGCTCAGGGCCCGCTGGCGCAGGGTGCACTGTCCCAGGCGGAAAAGCTGGCGGATCTGGTCCCGGTAATAGATGGCGTCGTTATAGCATTCCTGGAGATTCTTCAGGGACAGGCTGGTGTACACCTCCAGCAGATTGTGCACGGCCTCCGGGGCATCATCCTCCAGAGCGTCCGGCACGGGCCGGTTCTCCAGGCGGCTCACATCCATGACGTTGAAAAGCAGAACGGAATAATAGGCCACGGTGGCCCGGCCCGATTCCGTCAGAATGTGCGGATGGGGCAATTTGTGCTCGTCCACGGTGGCCATGACCGATTCCACGATGTCCGTGCAGTACTCTTCCAGCGTGTAGTTGCGGCTGCTCGCGTAGTTGGTGTGGGAGCCGTCATAGTCCACGGCCAGCCCCCCGCCCAGGTCCAGAAAGCCCATGGCGCAGCCTTCCTTGGCCAGCTCGGCGTACATGCGCGCGGCCTCGTGCACGGCGGTACGGATATCGCGGATGTTCGGGATCTGGGAGCCCAGATGAAAATGCAGAAGCTGCACGCAGTCCAGCATGGAGTGGCCGCGCATGGTGTCGATGACGTCCACCACTTCCGAAGAGGACAGGCCGAAAATGGACAGATCTCCGGCCGACTCGGCCCAGTGGCCCCCGGCCTGAGTAGAGACCTTGATGCGCACGCCGATGCGCGGCCGGATGTTCAGCACTCTGGAACGCTCCAGAATGAGCGGCAGTTCGCTTGGCATTTCCAGCACCAGAAAACACAAAAAACCCATCTTGCAGGCGTACAGGGCCAGATCGATGTAATCCTGGTCCTTGTAACCGTTGCAGATAAGGCACGCCTTGGGATTGTTCAGAAAGGACAGGGCCACGATGAGCTCGGCCTTGCTGCCCACCTCGAAACCGTGATTGAAGGGGCCGCCCACCTTGGCGATCTCCTCCAGCACCTGCTGCTGCTGATTGACCTTGATGGGGTATACGCCGCGAAATTCCGCCCCGTATCCTAGGTCGTCGATGGCTTTGGCAAAGGACTCATGAAGAAGGGAAATCTGGGCGTCGAGCAGGTTCTCGATGCGCAGAAGCACCGGCAGACCCAGACCGCGCTCTTCCAGGCCGCTGATGATGGACGGAATGGACACGCACACGCTTTTGTCCGCAAAGGGCGTGATGGCCAGTTCGCCGCCGGGCATGGCGCGGAAATAACCACCGCCCCAGTTGTCCACGCCGTACAGTTCGGCGGAACGGCCCACCGTCCACTTCTCAAGGCTCCGAGCGCGCATCACGATCCTCCCGAGGTCAAGATAGAGCCATTTCCTAAACAGGGCGCTGTCCAGCGTCAACTTTCCACAAGGACGGGTCGGACTTTGCTGTGTGCCCAAAGCCTCCTGTCCGGGCGCACTTTGGTTTTATTGACCGCGAGCCCTTTTTGGCATAGCCGACGGGATGCTTTCGGGAGCTCCGCAACATGGCCTGGGCATGGTATATGCGCCACACTTTTTTCACGGCGCGGCCTTCTCTCGCCGCTCCGGCCGTCCGCACCGCGTCTGCCGTTTTTTCACATCCGCGCGTTCCACGAAGCGATCTCTCCCAAAAAGAAAACAGCCCTTGAGGGCAAAAAGTTTCGATCCCCGGCCCGGCCGGATGCGTGATGGGGCGTTCCGGAAGCAGGTTCCGGACAGGCTCGGCGCAAGCCGAAGCCGTGTGAAGGGCGCAAGCCGCCCGCTAACATTCATTCTGGAGGAATTTTCGATGCAACGGCTTGGATTTCTGTGTCTGGTTCTGCTCATGGTCTGCGGCTTCGCCGGTACGTCCCTGGCCGCCGATGATACTGTCCGCATCGGCGTGTTTCTGCCCCTGACCGGCCAGAACGCCTTCGGCGGCCAGCTCGAACTG
Above is a window of Desulfomicrobium orale DSM 12838 DNA encoding:
- a CDS encoding transposase — encoded protein: MIWLLRTGAPWRALPKEYGSWNAVYSRFRRWQMKGSWKAVLLALASDPDLEAVMIE
- a CDS encoding acyltransferase family protein, which gives rise to MILLSKACGNIYGIGTIRTIFSISVVIAHSSLFLGYNIINGIAAVQCFYMFSGFYMFMILSEKYISTKKFYKSRFLRIYPIYFFIAIPTLLFI
- the speA gene encoding biosynthetic arginine decarboxylase; the encoded protein is MRARSLEKWTVGRSAELYGVDNWGGGYFRAMPGGELAITPFADKSVCVSIPSIISGLEERGLGLPVLLRIENLLDAQISLLHESFAKAIDDLGYGAEFRGVYPIKVNQQQQVLEEIAKVGGPFNHGFEVGSKAELIVALSFLNNPKACLICNGYKDQDYIDLALYACKMGFLCFLVLEMPSELPLILERSRVLNIRPRIGVRIKVSTQAGGHWAESAGDLSIFGLSSSEVVDVIDTMRGHSMLDCVQLLHFHLGSQIPNIRDIRTAVHEAARMYAELAKEGCAMGFLDLGGGLAVDYDGSHTNYASSRNYTLEEYCTDIVESVMATVDEHKLPHPHILTESGRATVAYYSVLLFNVMDVSRLENRPVPDALEDDAPEAVHNLLEVYTSLSLKNLQECYNDAIYYRDQIRQLFRLGQCTLRQRALSDTIFWAVIRSIAEKTPELKNPPSALKDVDLALASIYYCNMSVFQSLPDAWAIGHLFPVMPVHRLDEAPTEQAILADITCDSDGKLDTFIDIHGVKRVLELHEVRPCEPYYLGAFLVGAYQETLGDLHNLFGDTNVVSVRINEDGTYDLIRELEGDSVSDVLSYVEFEPKQVLENFRKVAEQGVREGKISPQERFMIMRAFERGLRGYTYLNVARNCGHAECRAAGPNPAD